In Streptomyces durocortorensis, a genomic segment contains:
- a CDS encoding dioxygenase family protein codes for MTATAERMPALYLSHGAPPLADDPVWPGQLAAWSAALPCPRAILMVSAHWEEAPLALGATETVPLVYDFWGFPEHYYRVRYGAPGAPRLADSVRGLLRGAGTPVQDIPDRGLDHGAYVPLVEMFPDADIPVLQISLPTLDPQKLMDVGRKLAPLRDEGVLIVGSGFFTHNLAALRHTGGGVPGWSAEFDDWGDRALRAQDIDALLDFEHTSPAGKLAHPRTEHFAPLFVTLGAAEDELDRGRSVIDGFWMGLAKRSVQFG; via the coding sequence ATGACAGCCACCGCGGAGCGCATGCCCGCCCTCTATCTCTCGCACGGCGCCCCGCCGCTGGCCGACGACCCCGTCTGGCCCGGCCAGCTCGCCGCCTGGTCCGCCGCCCTGCCCTGCCCGCGCGCGATCCTCATGGTCTCCGCGCACTGGGAGGAGGCGCCGCTCGCACTCGGGGCCACCGAGACCGTGCCGCTCGTGTACGACTTCTGGGGCTTCCCCGAGCACTACTACCGGGTGCGGTACGGAGCCCCCGGCGCCCCGCGGCTCGCCGACAGCGTCCGGGGGCTCCTGCGCGGCGCCGGTACGCCGGTCCAGGACATTCCGGACCGGGGACTCGACCACGGGGCCTACGTACCGCTGGTGGAGATGTTCCCGGACGCCGACATCCCCGTACTCCAGATCTCCCTGCCGACGCTCGACCCGCAGAAGCTGATGGACGTCGGGCGCAAGCTCGCCCCGCTGCGCGACGAGGGCGTGCTCATCGTGGGCAGCGGCTTCTTCACCCACAACCTGGCCGCCCTGCGGCACACCGGCGGCGGCGTCCCCGGCTGGTCGGCGGAGTTCGACGACTGGGGCGACCGCGCACTGCGGGCGCAGGACATCGACGCGCTGCTCGACTTCGAGCACACGTCACCCGCCGGGAAGCTGGCCCACCCCCGCACCGAGCACTTCGCCCCGCTGTTCGTGACGCTCGGCGCGGCCGAGGACGAGCTGGACAGGGGGCGGAGCGTCATCGACGGCTTCTGGATGGGACTGGCGAAGCGCTCGGTGCAGTTCGGCTGA
- a CDS encoding MarR family winged helix-turn-helix transcriptional regulator: MESMTTASTSATRWLTDEEQRVWRAYLHATTLLEDHLDRQLQRDAGMPHIYYGLLVQLSQAPRRRMRMTELARNAKITRSRLSHAIARLEKNGWVRREDCPSDKRGQNAVLTDDGYAMLRRSAPGHVDAVRQAMFDRLTPEQVRSLGEIMRVLATGLEPEGPDADLPWLR, encoded by the coding sequence GTGGAGTCCATGACCACGGCATCCACCAGCGCGACGCGCTGGCTCACCGACGAGGAGCAGCGCGTCTGGCGCGCTTATCTGCATGCCACCACGCTGCTGGAGGATCACCTCGATCGCCAGCTCCAGCGCGACGCCGGCATGCCGCACATCTACTACGGACTGCTCGTCCAGCTCTCCCAGGCGCCCCGGCGCCGGATGCGGATGACGGAACTCGCCCGGAACGCCAAGATCACCCGCTCCCGGCTCTCGCACGCCATCGCCCGGCTGGAGAAGAACGGCTGGGTGCGCCGCGAGGACTGCCCCTCCGACAAGCGGGGCCAGAACGCGGTCCTCACGGACGACGGGTACGCGATGCTCCGACGCTCGGCGCCTGGCCATGTCGACGCCGTACGGCAGGCGATGTTCGACCGGCTCACGCCCGAGCAGGTGCGCAGCCTCGGGGAGATCATGCGGGTGCTCGCCACCGGCCTGGAACCGGAGGGCCCGGACGCGGATCTGCCCTGGCTCCGCTGA
- a CDS encoding MFS transporter, whose translation MSKTADTALPDPSRLPDPGRLPDPGRWKALAFIALAQLMVVLDATIVNIALPSAQADLGISDGNKQWVITAYALAFGGLLLFGGRIADLWGRRRTFVVGLIGFALASALGGAAQNEAMMFGSRALQGVFGALLAPAALSLLAVMFTDAKERAKAFGIYGAIAGGGGAVGLILGGFLTEYLNWRWTFFVNIPFAVVAAAGAYFVIREPSGTRNRASLDIPGVVLSTLGLVALVYGFTRAESAGWSDGLTVTMFIASAVLLIAFVVTEALVKSPLLPLRVLTERNRGGVYLSLGLAIIAMFGLFLFLTYYLQVVKGYSPVTTGFAFLPMIAGMIIGSTQIGTRLMTRVPPRLLMGPGFLVAATGMLLLTQLDLNTSYAAVILPGQLLLGLGMGTAFMPAMSLATHGIEPRDAGVASAMVNTSQQVGGAIGTALLNTIAASATTAYVADHAARATDPELLELQAMVSGFSAAIWWAVGILVAASAIAAVLINTGRPGAGPGGASGGDAEGADGAEDEFRIPVVAH comes from the coding sequence ATGTCGAAAACGGCCGACACCGCACTTCCCGATCCCAGCCGACTTCCCGATCCCGGCCGACTTCCCGATCCCGGGCGCTGGAAGGCGCTGGCCTTCATCGCGCTCGCCCAGCTGATGGTCGTCCTCGACGCCACCATCGTGAACATCGCACTGCCCTCCGCCCAGGCCGACCTGGGCATCTCCGACGGCAACAAGCAGTGGGTCATCACGGCCTACGCACTCGCCTTCGGCGGGCTCCTCCTCTTCGGCGGCCGGATCGCCGACCTCTGGGGCCGTAGGCGCACCTTCGTCGTCGGACTGATCGGCTTCGCGCTGGCCTCCGCGCTCGGCGGGGCGGCCCAGAACGAGGCGATGATGTTCGGCTCTCGGGCCCTCCAGGGTGTCTTCGGCGCCCTGCTCGCCCCGGCCGCCCTCTCCCTGCTCGCCGTGATGTTCACCGACGCCAAGGAGCGTGCCAAGGCCTTCGGTATCTACGGGGCCATCGCCGGTGGCGGTGGCGCGGTCGGGCTGATCCTCGGCGGCTTCCTCACCGAGTACCTGAACTGGCGCTGGACGTTCTTCGTCAACATCCCGTTCGCCGTCGTCGCCGCCGCGGGCGCGTACTTCGTCATCCGCGAGCCGTCCGGCACCCGCAACCGCGCGTCGCTCGACATCCCCGGCGTCGTCCTCTCCACGCTCGGCCTGGTCGCCCTGGTCTACGGCTTCACCCGCGCCGAGTCGGCCGGCTGGTCGGACGGGCTGACCGTCACCATGTTCATCGCCTCCGCCGTCCTCCTGATCGCCTTCGTCGTGACGGAGGCGTTGGTGAAGTCCCCGCTGCTGCCGCTGCGCGTGCTCACCGAGCGCAACCGGGGCGGGGTCTACCTCTCGCTGGGTCTCGCGATCATCGCGATGTTCGGGCTGTTCCTCTTCCTGACCTACTACCTCCAGGTCGTGAAGGGCTACTCCCCGGTCACGACCGGGTTCGCGTTCCTCCCGATGATCGCGGGCATGATCATCGGCTCCACCCAGATCGGTACCCGGCTGATGACCCGGGTTCCGCCGCGCCTGCTGATGGGCCCCGGCTTCCTGGTCGCCGCGACCGGCATGCTGCTGCTGACCCAGCTGGACCTGAACACCAGCTACGCGGCGGTCATCCTGCCCGGCCAGCTGCTGCTCGGCCTCGGTATGGGTACGGCGTTCATGCCCGCCATGTCCCTGGCCACGCACGGCATCGAGCCGCGTGACGCGGGGGTGGCCTCCGCGATGGTCAACACCTCGCAGCAGGTCGGCGGCGCCATCGGCACCGCTCTGCTGAACACCATCGCCGCCAGCGCCACCACCGCGTACGTCGCCGACCACGCGGCCCGCGCCACGGACCCGGAGCTCCTGGAGCTCCAGGCCATGGTCAGCGGCTTCTCCGCCGCGATCTGGTGGGCGGTCGGCATCCTGGTCGCCGCCTCCGCGATCGCGGCCGTCCTGATCAACACCGGCCGCCCGGGGGCGGGTCCGGGCGGTGCGTCCGGCGGCGACGCCGAGGGTGCCGACGGTGCTGAGGACGAGTTCCGGATCCCGGTCGTCGCCCACTGA
- a CDS encoding TetR/AcrR family transcriptional regulator produces MNCVAENVAETVTEGAAENTAPAAQCRSSRPRADALRNRERIVSAARELFVEFGPEVPLDDVARRAGVGNATLYRNFPDRSALIHEVVLAVTSRTTSRAEEAVAAEADPFAALSRFVHAAADERIGALCPMLSGVFDQDHPDLLAERRRLEEAVGGLVRRAMSAGRLRADIGVGDVFVVLSQLTRPLPGIACQGIDRFTHRHLQLFLDGLEAPARSELPGSAATLEDLRRRP; encoded by the coding sequence GTGAACTGCGTGGCCGAGAACGTCGCTGAGACCGTCACCGAGGGCGCCGCCGAGAACACCGCACCGGCAGCACAGTGCCGTTCGTCCCGCCCGCGGGCCGACGCGCTGCGCAACCGCGAGCGGATCGTGAGCGCCGCGCGCGAGCTCTTCGTCGAGTTCGGGCCCGAGGTGCCGCTCGACGACGTCGCCCGGCGGGCCGGCGTCGGCAACGCCACGCTCTACCGCAACTTCCCCGACCGGTCCGCCCTCATCCACGAGGTCGTCCTCGCGGTCACCTCCCGTACCACCAGCCGGGCCGAAGAGGCCGTCGCCGCCGAGGCCGACCCGTTCGCCGCGCTCAGCCGTTTCGTGCACGCGGCCGCCGACGAACGGATCGGCGCCCTGTGCCCGATGCTCTCCGGCGTCTTCGACCAGGATCACCCCGACCTGCTCGCCGAGCGCCGACGCCTCGAAGAGGCCGTCGGGGGGCTCGTGAGGCGCGCCATGTCCGCGGGGCGGCTGCGTGCCGACATCGGCGTCGGTGACGTATTCGTCGTCCTCTCCCAGCTCACCCGGCCGCTCCCCGGCATCGCCTGCCAGGGCATCGACCGGTTCACCCACCGCCATCTGCAGCTTTTCCTGGACGGACTGGAAGCCCCGGCCCGCTCCGAACTGCCCGGATCGGCCGCCACTTTGGAGGATCTGCGGCGCCGCCCCTGA
- a CDS encoding M6 family metalloprotease domain-containing protein has product MQQPRHRIRRHRRPVALAGATALVIAAMASASTTLPTGGRASAGPAATSPDSALAPCRISAVMGVQMSEGMPTPPGYTRSTGDVRALNLMIDFPDAEGAEPAMDRFAEFFPQTSDWFATSSYGRLVYRPEAPLKDWLRMPLPFTEYGIERGSPFEPGYRQLVKDIVAAADPEVDFSAYDLVNILVTPNAGPSALDTVLSVTFSGNDDAPTADGVPLSNTSFVYSRQDDGSGSFAETGYRVLPHENGHVFGLPDLYTMEGGGSVGHWDIMSEDWGANNDFLAWHKWKLGWLDNEQISCASQPGVSEHTLGPLATEGGTKLAFVPLSTQSGYAVEVRTAGGNDDAVCRPGVLIYKVSSDVDTGQGPVSVADATEDSGGCTRRPNVHAELSDAPFRPGQTFTDRANGVRISVLDEDDRGNYRVRVTRP; this is encoded by the coding sequence ATGCAGCAGCCTCGCCACCGCATACGCAGACACCGCCGCCCGGTCGCCCTGGCCGGGGCGACCGCCCTGGTCATAGCGGCCATGGCATCGGCGAGCACCACCCTCCCGACGGGCGGTCGCGCCTCGGCGGGTCCGGCGGCCACGTCCCCGGACTCCGCGCTCGCGCCCTGCCGGATCTCCGCGGTCATGGGTGTGCAGATGTCCGAGGGCATGCCGACCCCGCCCGGTTACACCCGGTCGACCGGCGACGTCAGGGCGCTCAACCTGATGATCGACTTCCCGGACGCGGAGGGCGCCGAACCGGCGATGGACCGGTTCGCGGAGTTCTTCCCGCAGACCTCCGACTGGTTCGCGACCAGCTCCTACGGCCGCCTCGTCTACCGCCCCGAGGCCCCCCTCAAGGACTGGCTGCGGATGCCGCTGCCGTTCACGGAGTACGGGATAGAGCGCGGCTCACCGTTCGAGCCGGGCTACCGCCAGCTGGTCAAGGACATCGTCGCGGCCGCCGACCCGGAGGTCGACTTCTCCGCGTACGACCTGGTCAACATCCTGGTCACCCCGAACGCCGGGCCCTCCGCTCTGGACACCGTGCTCTCGGTGACCTTCTCCGGCAACGACGACGCCCCGACCGCCGACGGCGTCCCGCTCTCCAACACGTCCTTCGTCTACAGCCGCCAGGACGACGGATCGGGTTCGTTCGCCGAGACCGGCTACCGCGTCCTGCCGCACGAGAACGGCCATGTCTTCGGGCTGCCCGACCTCTACACGATGGAGGGCGGGGGCTCGGTCGGACACTGGGACATCATGTCCGAGGACTGGGGCGCCAACAACGACTTCCTGGCCTGGCACAAGTGGAAGCTGGGCTGGCTCGACAACGAGCAGATCAGCTGCGCCTCGCAGCCCGGCGTCAGCGAGCACACGCTCGGCCCGCTGGCCACCGAGGGCGGCACCAAGCTCGCCTTCGTCCCGCTGAGCACCCAGTCCGGCTACGCCGTGGAGGTACGCACGGCAGGCGGCAACGACGACGCGGTCTGCCGTCCCGGGGTGCTGATCTACAAGGTGAGCTCCGATGTGGACACGGGCCAGGGGCCGGTCTCCGTCGCCGACGCCACCGAGGACAGCGGCGGCTGCACCCGGCGGCCGAACGTCCACGCCGAACTGTCGGACGCACCGTTCCGCCCCGGCCAGACGTTCACCGACCGGGCCAACGGCGTACGGATATCCGTGCTCGACGAGGACGACCGCGGCAACTACCGGGTGCGGGTCACACGTCCGTGA